From Erigeron canadensis isolate Cc75 chromosome 8, C_canadensis_v1, whole genome shotgun sequence, one genomic window encodes:
- the LOC122579844 gene encoding NAC domain-containing protein 21/22-like, whose amino-acid sequence MSNLSLVEARLPPGFRFHPTDEELICDYLFNKQQQHLLVNNNNNNNNNNNNNSSHRHLLLEIDLNKCEPWDLPETACVGGKEWYFYSQRDKKYATGLRTNRATVSGYWKATGKDRSILRKSKGGVVVVVGMRKTLVFYLGRAPKGKKTDWVMHEFRLQPPPPPHHHVDDWVLCRVFCKTREIVDDDDYFGEMQTVRTSKKKKKKVVRHELALSSCCSFLPQLTLFDNDNYNQQLQVPCFSTILSNPKFADDSLIINPHYLFTTTTPTYHQPIIIPPANRHSSSSSSSQYCCENKEQAAVKSSFHNSLCHLQESTTTSLTSFGEGISDQSFLSDAALPVTMWYP is encoded by the exons ATGAGCAATCTGAGTTTGGTAGAGGCAAGGTTACCCCCTGGGTTCAGATTCCATCCCACAGATGAAGAGCTGATATGTGATTACTTATTCAACAAGCAGCAGCAGCATCTccttgttaataataataataataataataataataataataataattcctCTCATCGGCATCTTCTCCTTGAAATTGATCTCAACAAGTGTGAGCCATGGGACCTTCCTG aaACGGCTTGCGTGGGGGGTAAGGAATGGTACTTTTATAGCCAACGAGACAAAAAATATGCAACAGGACTAAGAACGAACAGGGCGACGGTGTCTGGGTACTGGAAGGCAACCGGAAAAGACAGATCGATATTAAGAAAGAGTAAGGGGggcgttgttgttgttgtggggATGAGGAAGACTCTCGTGTTCTACCTTGGAAGAGCTCCTAAAGGAAAGAAAACGGATTGGGTGATGCATGAATTCAGGCTCcaacctcctcctcctcctcatcatcat GTTGACGATTGGGTGCTTTGTAGAGTGTTTTGCAAAACTAGAgaaatagttgatgatgatgattattttGGGGAAATGCAAACAGTTCGTACgagtaagaagaagaagaagaaggtggtGAGACATGAATTAGCATTAAGCAGCTGTTGCTCATTTCTCCCACAGCTAACATTATTTGATAACGATAATTATAACCAGCAGCTGCAAGTGCCCTGCTTCTCCACCATTTTGTCTAATCCCAAATTTGCAGATGATTCCCTCATAATTAATCCCCATTACCTATTTACAACAACCACTCCTACATATCATCAACCAATAATTATACCACCAGCAAACCGCCATTCATCGTCATCATCCTCGTCACAATATTGTTGTGAGAACAAAGAGCAGGCTGCCGTTAAATCTAGCTTTCATAACTCACTCTGCCATTTGCAAGAGTCAACCACGACATCGTTGACTAGTTTTGGTGAAGGCATTTCTGATCAAAGTTTTTTGTCTGATGCAGCTTTACCCGTTACCATGTGGTACCCTTAG
- the LOC122580191 gene encoding protein RRNAD1, translated as MEKKAYSCGNAGETLEWIGAIIDFIKPYSFFWDSHVVHFLTHRLWEAVDNEWLDTLRNEPLDYLIQIPSGFVQDRWPSSLKKFITTSTALSFPREQADFNKIFPNTQTILLNNVITQGMSQKKRHEIEALAAVIGSVAKDVDTNTVIDLGAGQGYLSQVLSFEYHLSVIAIDASDHHGRITHARAQRIKKHYDARMHKSSLGGREVMTPKTVTCSVLSPDMLNTLLNFKDIDECCLPSKPLLLTGLHACGDLSVTMLRTFLANEEVKAIVSVGCCYNLLSEESGMDNDALCGFPVSKGVKSSGLHLGRSSRDLACQSADRWRSMEKDASLHNFELHAFRAAFQVVLSRYFPETLTIIPTIGRQGKALRRRQQSSSMHGYFSTVNCCRAETGLTTGGVLCKSNSTGGKAEHDDRCLLFEKFSQCGMHRLNLNQMHGIDFAGIWKEAEPFAELIGPYWSLRATLGPVLETLILLDRLLFLQEQGDSVEVKMLPIFNPSVSPRNVALIAKKV; from the exons ATGGAAAAGAAGGCTTACTCATGCGGTAATGCTGGTGAAACCCTGGAATGGATTGGTGCCATCATTGATTTTATAAAACCTTACTCTTTCTTTTGGGATTCTCATGTCGTTCATTTCCTCACG CATAGATTGTGGGAAGCTGTTGATAATGAGTGGCTTGATACCCTTCGGAATGAACCTCTCGACTATCTTATTCAAATTCCCTCGGGATTTGTCCAG GACCGCTGGCCTTCTTCATTGAAAAAATTTATTACTACATCGACTGCCCTTTCTTTCCCTCGTGAGCAGGCAGATTTCAACAAG ATATTCCCGAATACGCAGACGATTTTGCTTAACAATGTTATAACTCAAGGCATGAGCCAGAAGAAAAGACATGAA ATAGAGGCTCTCGCAGCAGTCATTGGTTCAGTGGCAAAAGATGTTGATACTAATACAGTTATTGACTTAGGTGCAGGTCAG GGTTATCTGTCTCAAGTACTCTCTTTTGAGTACCACCTATCTGTAATTGCAATTGATGCCTCTGATCATCATGGAAGGATCACTCATGCACGTGCACAGCGTATTAAGAAACATTATGATGCCAGGATGCATAAATCTAG TTTAGGAGGAAGAGAAGTAATGACCCCCAAGACAGTTACTTGTAGTGTCCTCTCCCCAGACATGTTGAATACTCTGCTTAACTTCAAGGACATTGATGAATGTTGTCTCCCATCAAAACCCTTGCTTCTCACTGGTCTTCATGCTTGTGGGGATCTATCTGTAACAATGCTGAG GACGTTTTTGGCAAATGAAGAAGTGAAAGCAATAGTTAGCGTTGGCTGTTGCTACAACTTGCTATCAGAAGAATCTGGAATGGATAATGATGCATTATGTGGTTTTCCTGTCAGTAAAGGTGTTAAATCAAGTGGCTTACATCTTGGGAGAAGTTCACGTGATCTTGCTTGTCAG AGTGCAGATAGATGGAGAAGTATGGAAAAGGATGCTAGCCTTCATAATTTTGAGTTGCATGCCTTCCGTGCTGCTTTCCAAGTGGTACTTTCTAGATATTTTCCTGAGACTTTGACGATAATTCCCACAATAGGACGACAGGGAAAGGCTTTGCGCCGCCGACAACAAAGTTCTAGTATGCATGGTTATTTTTCCACTGTTAATTGTTGCAGAGCTGAAACAG GCTTGACCACGGGCGGGGTTCTCTGTAAATCAAATTCTACTGGTGGAAAGGCTGAACATGATGACAGATGTTTACTTTTTGAGAAATTCAGTCAGTGTGGAATGCATCGTCTCAATTTAAACCAAATGCACGGTATTGATTTTGCTGGGATATGGAAGGAAGCAGAACCGTTTGCT GAACTGATAGGGCCATATTGGTCGCTTAGAGCAACTCTTGGTCCTGTATTGGAGACGTTGATTTTGCTTGATCGACTATTGTTCCTTCAGGAGCAAGGTGATTCGGTGGAAGTGAAGATGTTACCCATTTTTAATCCTAGTGTCTCGCCCAGAAATGTTGCTTTGATAGCTAAGAAggtttaa